The genome window ttGCAAGTCTGCAGCGTTGCCCTCCTCCAAACCTTTCCTCAGCCTGGTCAGGTCCTTGTCCAATGACATTGAGTCTCGAGAGACGACTCCTGCACCCACCAATGTTGCACCGTCACACGCACGTCACCGCCACTTAATGAAATCTTTTGTTAAGTCTCTTTCCACGGACACTTCAAAGACCGATCATCAGGAAAGTCCTCTTCATCACTATCTTCATCACCCTCCTCATCAGCAACAGCAAGTACAGCCATCTCAGAGGCCTCCACCTCGCAACATGCAGCTCTTCAAACAGTTCTCCCAGCCTCGCTTATCCTCCTGTCCAGTTATTGTCACTCACACAGGTGGAGACTCCAAGACAGCTCCCTCTTCCCCAATCATGTCCCCAGATGGTAGGTCTTTCTTCAAGGTCCAAGAGGTGGAGGCCAGGATAGAAGATACCAAGAGGCGGCTGTCAGAGGTGATGTCAGACCCCCTGCAGCTTTTCAGTAAGATCATGGGGGACGAGTCTGGTGTGGGAGCTGTTGGAAGTTCCACTCATCGTGCCAAGTCTCTGTCCTCTAGCGCTTCAGAGCTCAGTGGAGTGACAGCAGTAAACGGACATGCTGAAGGTAACAACAACTACAGCatcaaggaggaggaaggggcagaaggggaagaagaggaagaaaccCCTACAGGCAAGGGTCCTGACTCTGTTTATTTCTCCTTCCCATCACTGGCACCAGCCCCAGGCCTCGCCCAGGCCTCCACATCTGTTTTCCCCaagtctccctctctcactctggGCCGCTGCTCTATGTCGGCCTTGGTAGCTCGACAGGAAGACGAGGAATTCTGTGAACTGTACAGTGAAGACTTTGAGTTATGTACCGATACAGAAACACCAGATGGGGATCGTCCCGGGTCCCAGCAGCCCCATACTGGTAGCACTGGATTGTGCAGTGAACttgacacagaggaggaggagaaaatggaggaggagttggagaCTGTGCCTGTGACTGGCCTAATCTTCCTGACACAGTTGGTGTACTGGTATTTAGTCCTTCCACTGCCACCGTATGTATGTGCAGTGGTGCAGGGGATAGTTGCTGGGTTCATGTTGGCCTTGCTGGTCCTTTGGCTGTCCTCTCCTCAACGCTCCTCATCAGGGATGAGAAGAGGGAGGCGAAGGATAGAGCACTGGAATGTGGCTCAGCTGGATATCAAAGAACCAGGAATCTTCAAGGTGAGACAAAGCATGCCGTGGATGGCTCAGTTTAGGCCTGTCCTTCCTTTTGGGCTTGGACTTGGGCTAACAGGTGTTCTAACTGTTGCTTGGCTGTAGGACTACTATTAAGGTCTTGCTTTGCTGCAACATTATCAATTGCACATCTAAGATGCATGTTTTGCTCAGATTTCCACATTCTTGGTAGTTACAGGAAAGTCAGAGAATTTAATGCAAGTGTCCAACAAAGAGCTTGTTCTATATTTCCAGGAGTCAAGATAACCTACATTAAATTTTAGCCTTACATGTTTGCCACGTTTAGTTTATAGCAACAGTATGATATATGGCTAGGGCACTGTATTTATCTTACCATACCTCAGAGGAACCATCCAAAGTGAGAATGCCATACAGTGCACAGAAtgccagttttttttgtttactatcAAGCATAAGTTAAATTGTTGTAGGTAACATCGCTGTCTGCCaatggcttttgttttgtatctAAAGACTGTATGTGCTTTGCtcatttttgcatctttttgtaCTAGCCAAGCACTGAAATTTCCCCTGTTGCTTCAATTGAATTGGCTTTGCTCTCACAGCCTCCTTTGGGACTGACAAGGTGGGAGTTTGGATGAAAATTAAACTCAATGCAGCCTCATGGGGACCAACAGCGACATACTGGGGTTATATTACACTTTTCTCCAGCTGCATTTTAGCTTTGAACCAAGCATTTGAATGAGAGCGCCAGGACATTTGCCCCTTGTTCTTGGTTAACCTCACCCATTGCTGTAGAAGCTCTCCTTGAACAGAAACCTTCAGTAGTTTAAGGGAGTTATGTAAGTATGTGtacttgcttgtgtgtgtgtgtcttagtgGGTACCAAGCTGTTGCACAGGAGAGCCTTATGACTCGAGGGCACAGCTGTTCCAAAAGAGGAGCTGTGTGGTTGTGCAGAacatgatacacacacatgtggatGAAGGGCCCTGCAGCACACAAGTGCAGGGCAACAGCAGTGGGGACAAActgtcttctttctcctcatcGTTTGCTTTGCTCTGAGGATCTGagagtttgtgtttcaggtgcaCCACTTTACCTTTTGCTGTGTTGTATTAATTTTGTGGCATTGCACCTTTGAGTTTTAAGAAATTTGTCTCGAAATATATCGGTATGTGACTAGTGACTATGTGTCTAGGATTCTAGACAGTGAGGTTTGTTGGCAGACAAAATTTTTGCATCCttacaccttttttttcatgatataGCAGTAGTAAGTTAAAGGCAACCGGACTTGCTGTTGGTCTTTCATCGGTTTCAGCAATTCTCTTTACTAGCAGAGCATGACAATACATCATGATGTAGTATAATCATAGATATATTGGTTGCAGGCAAATATGTTGGCTGATAAGTAACAAGAAGTTGCAGAACAGATAAAGatatgttgtttgtgtttgtttactagGGGGAActtcagtttagtttttctttaaTAGCCAAATTTACAGGGTCCTTataaaaagttattaaaatgaataaaaaaaagaatatcaaacaataaaaagcatATGCACAATATTTGACAGAGGAAAATTTCAAACATAACATGGGTACATGGGTAAAGATGCTTGttgtaaaaataacaaagacagTATATATTTGTACAGTATAAATATTGACTCACCAGCAACCACAAGGAAACTCAACTAGTGAGTAAACCTACACCCCAAAATCCTTGGTGTTTGACTGGGAGTCTGATGTGTGTATTGATGTATTCTCTTCTCCACCCCCTCAATCTCTCAGGGCTGGATGAATGAGATCCACAGCTATGACCCGGAGATGTACCACGCCACCCTTACCCACTCCGTTTATGTCCGTCTAGAGGGCTCCGTCCTGCGTCTGTCCAAGCCCAATCGCAACATCTCCCGCCGTGCCACCCACAACGAGCCTAAACCTGACGTCATCTACATCAGCCAGAAGATCTACGACCTGACTGACAGCAAGGTGCGGTAGtttgcgggtgtgtgtgtgtgtgggtagtGCTAAATGAAAGAGAGGTGCTGAAATGCTTTGTCATGCGTTTCTGTGCCTGCTTGTGAAATATGAGCGGGTGAGAGAGGGACAAAATGAGGGGGGGCATTAAtgtgttaagtgtgtgtctCCGCTGGCTccccagtgtttgtgtgcacttaACAGATAGTGACATCAAGCACACGTCCCCTCAGATTTGCCTTTGCCTGAGTGCATGCTTGCTAATAGGTCATGTTCAGTGACAAAGCTACTCAGAGTCAAATACTGTGTGTAAACATGGAGTGAATATCACAGGTCACTGACCCTGCACACACAACTGTGTGTCCTCTGTATCAGTGTGCTGACTCAATGGTTTTGCATATCTGAAGGCAGGACAGCAAGAAGACATTCCTCATGTCGGCGTATCATGGAGCAAAGGGGTTGTTGTGGTTATCCACATCATAGAACTAccctgctctccttcctctgaaatTGAATGGCTCCCTAAAGCGTCAGTTCACCACCATTATTGTGGATGTGTAGTCAGTCCTGAATGTTGCCGGCATTTATAGACGCCGGATCAGTCGCAGTAGTGTCCCCAGACATGCAGCCAAGGTCTGATTGTTTTACACACCTCCAGAGAGATGTCAGTGCCAGTAGGCTGGAGGAAGAATTTATGCATGGATGGATGTAAACAATATTGCATGTACCATTacaacacacagtacagcacTGAATAATGGCAAATGCTAGCAACTATGCTAGATACTTTCAGCATTAACAAAACAAAGGATGTGTTCTTAAACTGCTGGTCAAAGACAGAGTGAGCTTTGGGTGCGCTTGTATTTCGGCCTGCGTACTACCACATACTttttgtcatgtcagtgtgcgctactcattttttatttgtttgcccTCATGTCAAAGTGGGAATTCTACTGcccccaaaacaacaacataataaCACCACTATTGTCATGCTTTTGATTATATGAACTTGGTCTATGTGCCCCCGTAGATCCAACTGGTTCCCCAAAGCTTGGCTAGGAAGAGAGTTTGGAACAAGAAGTACCCCATTTGCATTGAGCTGGCCAAGCAGGAGGACTTCATGTCCAGGGCCCAGGGAGAGAAGCCTGAAGGTGGGGAGGACAAGTTATCAGGTCTCGGTGAGAAGCTGGAACGAACGGACAAATGCGAGAAAGTTGAAGTATCGGGATCAGCAGAGGAACCCAGAAGACCAACCTCTGGAGGAGGGGACCTGACAATCTACCTGTTCGGGAGGACAGGTCGGGAAAAGGAAGAGTGGTTCCGGAGATTTCTCCTGGCGTCACGAATGAAGTCAGATGGGAGAGGTGGCGGTCTGCCTGGCATCTGCAAGAGTGGTGAGTGTGAGACTGAGCCATGTACAGTTTCGCACACCGAAATGCAAACAGCCATGGACAGTAGACAGGTTTAAttgtctctctcacactttccacacatgtactgtatttgcacacacacacatacacattactCCACACAGTCAGAACAGTCATTCTCTTGAGTATGTAACTGCACAGCCATCAGATCTGTGCAAAAGCCCCAGCTTAGGGACTGCCAATCCCCTCAACTGAGCGAACAGATGAGTGTGAATGGGTCAGCAGGATTACAtgcacagagaagcagcataTTATAGCATTGGTCTCCACTGTGGGATATAAGCCTGTAAGGATAAGGCCCAATTCAAAGGGAAACACCAGCACTGTGTCGGTCCAGTGATAAAGGCAGTGCAGGGTGAATAGGATTACTGGAAAGATTATTTAAATATCAAGCTGTTGTGTGGATATACATAGCAATTATATTCAAAATGACTACTCCGGTGCTAATATGAGTCAGGGAGATGATTCAGTGTGTCATCTGGTGTAAAGCATGCTGATTCAGAGTGTTGCAATATGTTGtgaaaatttaatgaaaaatagatGCTGTCATTGAGCATGCATTATGTATGTGAAATATGATGCATCGATTGGAATCActgaaaatgttgctgatgCATAATTGTGTCACATTACCCTCCACTCACTgcaacccccacccctccactcGCAGCCTTCTTGCCCTCTCACAGCCGCAGTAGCAGCACCCAGTCCGTTGGAGGCCTGGAGGCTgaaagcaggagcagcagccGGGGAAGCCTGGAGGAGCTGTCTCAGTCTCGCCATAGAGAGacctcctctgccccctcctGTGGCTCGACTGGAGGGATGAAGCAGAAGATGCTGTTGGACTATAATGTCTACATGGCCAAATTTGTCAACCCCCAGCCACCACAGAGAAGCCCGACCGCCACCGACAGCCCTGGGCACAGCCCCGAGAGCAGCCCCAAAACTACCAAAAAGGTAGGAAACAGAGGGACCAAAGAGGTGGACAGCCAATCAGGCAAAGTGTGGGTATTTGGGGAATAAAACAATATGAAGAAGTAACAGTTCTGAAAGTATGtctaaccagctagctgctacCTGTCTTGTGTCATCATATCACTTTGTAGCTCAAGAGGTACAAGCGCTCGTAGCTTTTTCGTCTAATTGACAAATTAattggcaaaaacaaaataaacaagcGACCTTGTTTCTTGTACAGTTTCGTGATTTACCGAACCGCATCATTGAGGATTATGTTGAGTAACCCGgtcatgatgttttttttggctctttgaGCACTACAAGCGAGTGCCACCTAGTTCAATTATATTCAAGAGAAGGCAGACATCTCTATAGCTAAAACTTGGCAACTCACAGCAAAACAATCTAGATGGATAAATAGCACTGCGGGTGAGAGGAAGAAtctgtatttttgattttggggtgaactCTCCCTTGAAGGTAAGCTACATGCATACCTGTATGTGCATCCTTTAGATACGCAGCAGTTCAGAGGAGGCTGTGGAACCTGAGGCCTGGGTCAACGCTTTTCTGGGAAGGATATTCTGGGACTTCCTGGGAGAGAAGTATTGGGCCAATGTAGTGTCCAAAAAGATCCAAATGAAGCTCAGTAAGATCAGGGTGGGTACTGGCGCTTGCTTGCACAAATATGCACCTGCAGTGTAACTAACAAATCAGAATGTTTCTCAGTGTGATCAGCTCAAGAGACAATTCTGTGTCTCTAATGGCTGCATTTCATGTCTTTATCGTCTGCAGCTGCCATATGTAATGAATGAGCTGACTTTGACAGAGCTAGACATGGGCTTTTCCATTCCCAAGATCCTCCATGCCTCCGCACCCTCTGTGGACCATCAAGGTAGGAAGAGAAGCTACAGTAGCTGTGCCGTGTTTCTCACACAGTGCTCTGGATGGTCTGCTGCAATCGAGATTTATTACTGTCCTGCCATCAGtcttcttcctgttcctctgctGTCCTTCATCATAACCCAGGCTGTTTATCAGTTTACCCTCTTGCCTTTCTGACACAATAGTAAGACGTACCCTTACTTTTCTCTTCCCCTCAATCTAtccatctccttcatctccctTTCCTACCGTTCCTCCATCTTCCCGAAGctttgctcttcctctctctggatTAAGACATTTCCCTTCCCTTCAACCCACTCTCCTCTGGAGTCCAGCCCCTCTGTTCGCCTCGCTCTATTAAGCTAGCACAGTAATTAAACTTCACGTCTCGGGTCCCCCTCTTCCATTACTGACTCACCCTGTCTGCCGCCTGCCTTCAGCCCCAGCGAAGGGACTGGTTTGACAGATAGAGACAATACAGGCATTTGGGGCTTATTAATTCCTGGCTGGTGTCGGGAGAAAACGACAAAAGAGAAGCTTAAGAGGGGGGAAAGAAGGAAACAGGTTGTGGGAGGCGTGTTTCCATCATTAGTGGTGCTTTTAAGGAGAGAATAGAATGAGGGATGAGCAGAATCTGTCCTAATTTACGTAATTATTCAGGTTTTGTCCAAAGACAGTCTGGTCTTACGTGATCGTGCATCTAAAGATACACAAGCATCGACAATACATCACCTTTTTCTATTCAGTCGACAGGAGAATGAGTCACACATGACTCATTCTCCTGTCA of Chelmon rostratus isolate fCheRos1 chromosome 17, fCheRos1.pri, whole genome shotgun sequence contains these proteins:
- the tex2 gene encoding testis-expressed protein 2 isoform X1; translated protein: MSSQGGSSRGSGQHADTPPPRQAPGPKLQVQRSLSRDTITIHFSALGKEEDDEEEELYGVPVGSAGAQSELDGGGGLQGLEASGADDQSVATGLEAKEELLFESAGVETSSGAAVLPVSSTTLSVEQSYPHPHTPSPAMTIIPTSTQSHLSFSPPASSSWPSDRPLGNPPPTSSSTSSPCKSAALPSSKPFLSLVRSLSNDIESRETTPAPTNVAPSHARHRHLMKSFVKSLSTDTSKTDHQESPLHHYLHHPPHQQQQVQPSQRPPPRNMQLFKQFSQPRLSSCPVIVTHTGGDSKTAPSSPIMSPDGRSFFKVQEVEARIEDTKRRLSEVMSDPLQLFSKIMGDESGVGAVGSSTHRAKSLSSSASELSGVTAVNGHAEGNNNYSIKEEEGAEGEEEEETPTGKGPDSVYFSFPSLAPAPGLAQASTSVFPKSPSLTLGRCSMSALVARQEDEEFCELYSEDFELCTDTETPDGDRPGSQQPHTGSTGLCSELDTEEEEKMEEELETVPVTGLIFLTQLVYWYLVLPLPPYVCAVVQGIVAGFMLALLVLWLSSPQRSSSGMRRGRRRIEHWNVAQLDIKEPGIFKGWMNEIHSYDPEMYHATLTHSVYVRLEGSVLRLSKPNRNISRRATHNEPKPDVIYISQKIYDLTDSKIQLVPQSLARKRVWNKKYPICIELAKQEDFMSRAQGEKPEGGEDKLSGLGEKLERTDKCEKVEVSGSAEEPRRPTSGGGDLTIYLFGRTGREKEEWFRRFLLASRMKSDGRGGGLPGICKSAFLPSHSRSSSTQSVGGLEAESRSSSRGSLEELSQSRHRETSSAPSCGSTGGMKQKMLLDYNVYMAKFVNPQPPQRSPTATDSPGHSPESSPKTTKKIRSSSEEAVEPEAWVNAFLGRIFWDFLGEKYWANVVSKKIQMKLSKIRLPYVMNELTLTELDMGFSIPKILHASAPSVDHQGLWFDLEVSYTGSFLMTLETKMNLARLGKEGEGLGEHGKEWPRPRTYCLADSDEESSSAGSSDEEDPPELLSDKAIPPGAEGYVGGHRPSKIMRFVDKIAKSKYFQKATETEFIKKKMEEVSNTPLLLTVEVQECRGTLAVNIPPPPTDRIWYGFRSPPHLELKARPKLGEREVTLVHVTDWIEKKLDQEFQKIFVMPNMDDVWLPIMHSAMDTRSNANLVTVTNDALKDPEPEESEVLDM
- the tex2 gene encoding testis-expressed protein 2 isoform X2; translation: MSSQGGSSRGSGQHADTPPPRQAPGPKLQVQRSLSRDTITIHFSALGKEEDDEEEELYGVPVGSAGAQSELDGGGGLQGLEASGADDQSVATGLEAKEELLFESAGVETSSGAAVLPVSSTTLSVEQSYPHPHTPSPAMTIIPTSTQSHLSFSPPASSSWPSDRPLGNPPPTSSSTSSPCKSAALPSSKPFLSLVRSLSNDIESRETTPAPTNVAPSHARHRHLMKSFVKSLSTDTSKTDHQESPLHHYLHHPPHQQQQVQPSQRPPPRNMQLFKQFSQPRLSSCPVIVTHTGGDSKTAPSSPIMSPDGRSFFKVQEVEARIEDTKRRLSEVMSDPLQLFSKIMGDESGVGAVGSSTHRAKSLSSSASELSGVTAVNGHAEGNNNYSIKEEEGAEGEEEEETPTGKGPDSVYFSFPSLAPAPGLAQASTSVFPKSPSLTLGRCSMSALVARQEDEEFCELYSEDFELCTDTETPDGDRPGSQQPHTGSTGLCSELDTEEEEKMEEELETVPVTGLIFLTQLVYWYLVLPLPPYVCAVVQGIVAGFMLALLVLWLSSPQRSSSGMRRGRRRIEHWNVAQLDIKEPGIFKGWMNEIHSYDPEMYHATLTHSVYVRLEGSVLRLSKPNRNISRRATHNEPKPDVIYISQKIYDLTDSKIQLVPQSLARKRVWNKKYPICIELAKQEDFMSRAQGEKPEGGEDKLSGLGEKLERTDKCEKVEVSGSAEEPRRPTSGGGDLTIYLFGRTGREKEEWFRRFLLASRMKSDGRGGGLPGICKSAFLPSHSRSSSTQSVGGLEAESRSSSRGSLEELSQSRHRETSSAPSCGSTGGMKQKMLLDYNVYMAKFVNPQPPQRSPTATDSPGHSPESSPKTTKKIRSSSEEAVEPEAWVNAFLGRIFWDFLGEKYWANVVSKKIQMKLSKIRLPYVMNELTLTELDMGFSIPKILHASAPSVDHQGLWFDLEVSYTGSFLMTLETKMNLARLGKEGEGLGEHGKEWPRTYCLADSDEESSSAGSSDEEDPPELLSDKAIPPGAEGYVGGHRPSKIMRFVDKIAKSKYFQKATETEFIKKKMEEVSNTPLLLTVEVQECRGTLAVNIPPPPTDRIWYGFRSPPHLELKARPKLGEREVTLVHVTDWIEKKLDQEFQKIFVMPNMDDVWLPIMHSAMDTRSNANLVTVTNDALKDPEPEESEVLDM